The Thunnus thynnus chromosome 24, fThuThy2.1, whole genome shotgun sequence genome window below encodes:
- the hpxb gene encoding hemopexin: MKLLTKTLFLCLAICLTNGAPTHHEHAAEGHGGHHAALPDRCSGLEFDAIVPDETGKMFFFKGDYVWGGFGGEVHLANETFKELDDIHGLGHIDAAFRMHNTENPDEHDRMILLLDDKVFSYYNHTLEDGYPKEIQEVFAGVPTHLDAAVECPKEQCKSDSVLFFKGHDVHVYDITTKTVKTKTWSHLPVCTSAIHWLMQHYCFHGHNFTRFNPVTGEVAGDGYPKDARNYFMTCQSFGHGGGYKIPKCSETKIDAITADDTGKTYLFAGPIYMRLDTKRDGLHAFHITRAWKEVTHGVDAVFSYTDKIYLIKDDKVYIYKGDGQYTLIEGYPKTLKEELGIEGHVDAAFVCPSEHTVHIIQGHTMHDVDLTATPRVVTEDHALALHDIDAGLCGPEGINVFKGSEYYHYENAKALADTTVSPLSKPITSAMMGCRD; the protein is encoded by the exons ATGAAGCTGCTCAccaaaactctttttttgtgCTTAGCTATTTGCCTCACTAACGGCGCCCCTAC GCACCACGAACATGCAGCAGAAGGAC atGGAGGCCACCATGCAGCTCTGCCAGACCGGTGTTCAGGGCTTGAATTTGATGCAATCGTTCCTGATGAGACAGGAAAAATGTTCTTCTTCAAAG GTGACTACGTGTGGGGCGGCTTCGGTGGTGAAGTTCATCTCGCCAATGAGACCTTCAAAGAGCTGGATGACATCCACGGCTTAGGACATATTGACGCCGCCTTCCGTATGCACAACACAGAGAACCCAGATGAACACGATCGTATGATTTTACTCCTG GATGACAAGGTGTTCAGCTACTATAACCATACCCTGGAGGATGGGTATCCAAAAGAAATCCAGGAGGTCTTCGCAGGAGTCCCTACTCATCTGGATGCTGCTGTGGAGTGTCCCAAAGAACAGTGCAAGAGCGACTCGGTTCTGTTCTTCAAGG GACATGATGTGCATGTCTATGATATTACCACAAAGACAGTGAAGACCAAGACATGGTCCCACCTGCCTGTCTGCACTTCTGCTATACACTGGCTGATGCAACACTACTGTTTCCATGGACACAACTTCACCAGGTTCAACCCAGTAACAGGAGAGGTGGCCGGAGATGGCTACCCGAAGGACGCCCGCAATTATTTCATGACGTGCCAAAGCTTTG GCCATGGAGGTGGTTATAAAATCCCTAAATGCAGTGAAACCAAAATAGATGCCATCACCGCTGATGATACAGGCAAAACGTATTTATTTGCAG GCCCTATCTACATGCGTCTGGACACCAAGCGTGACGGCCTTCACGCCTTCCACATCACCAGGGCGTGGAAGGAGGTGACCCATGGGGTGGATGCTGTCTTCTCCTACACTGATAAAATCTACTTGATTAAG GACGATAAGGTTTACATCTACAAAGGAGATGGTCAGTACACGCTGATTGAAGGCTACCCTAAAACCTTGAAGGAAGAGCTCGGCATTGAGGGACATGTGGACGCTGCTTTTGTCTGTCCCAGTGAACACACGGTTCACATAATCCAAG GACACACGATGCATGACGTCGACCTCACCGCCACGCCGAGGGTCGTGACCGAAGATCATGCTTTGGCCTTGCACGATATCGATGCTGGTCTGTGTGGTCCAGAGGGAATCAATGTGTTCAAGGGCTCAGAGTATTACCACTATGAGAACGCAAAGGCACTGGCTGATACCACAGTCTCCCCTTTGTCTAAACCTATTACCTCAGCAATGATGGGATGTCGGGATTAG
- the LOC137177220 gene encoding gap junction alpha-3 protein-like: MGDWSFLGRLLENAQEHSTVIGKVWLTVLFIFRILVLGAAAEEVWGDEQSDFTCNTQQPGCENVCYDEAFPISHIRFWVLQIIFVSTPTLIYLGHVLHIVRMEEKRREREEELRKAGRHQEDHDPLYHNGVGDGGGGGKKEKPPIRDEHGKIRIRGALLRTYIFNIIFKTLFEVGFILGQYFLYGFHLRPLYKCGRWPCPNTVDCFISRPTEKTIFIIFMLVVACVSLALNLLEIYHLGWKKVKQGVTNEFVPDSDSLPMGADEPDAETIPEQTSATVLDCLPAYGRVSVVGAAEGGAYNPTETSLNPNIATAPVKMDGTAFHPDDFLFDPLHTSYYGNDEKGSTGSHGQLSAVEQNWSNMALELNNLDGKNSSYSYPPPLPSPPTSNSSSPQGGTTPLPPQEEQHSSYPTLPRNTPLYQLSPQEAPMDEEPCTLPYDDFTVVTKAEMHQPPAAAATDIRKPRRASKSSSVRARPDDLAV; encoded by the exons ATGGGTGACTGGAGCTTTCTGGGGCGGCTGCTGGAGAATGCTCAAGAACACTCCACTGTGATAGGAAAG GTTTGGCTGACCGTCCTCTTCATCTTCCGCATCTTGGTGCTGGGTGCAGCAGCCGAGGAGGTCTGGGGTGACGAGCAATCTGACTTCACCTGTAATACACAACAGCCCGGTTGCGAGAACGTCTGCTACGACGAGGCCTTCCCCATCTCCCACATCCGTTTCTGGGTGCTGCAGATCATCTTTGTCTCCACGCCAACCCTCATCTACCTGGGCCATGTCCTGCACATTGTCCGcatggaggagaagaggagggagagggaggaagagctCAGAAAGGCCGGACGGCACCAAGAGGACCATGACCCTCTATACCACAATGGAGTTGGagacggaggaggaggcgggaaGAAGGAAAAGCCACCAATCCGTGACGAGCATGGGAAGATCCGGATCCGAGGGGCGTTACTGAGGACCTACATCTTCAACATCATCTTCAAGACCCTGTTCGAGGTGGGCTTCATCCTAGGACAGTACTTCCTCTATGGGTTCCACCTGAGGCCGCTCTATAAATGTGGCCGCTGGCCCTGCCCCAATACTGTGGACTGCTTCATCTCCAG ACCAACTGAAAAGACAATCTTCATCATCTTTATGCTGGTGGTTGCCTGTGTGTCTCTGGCCCTCAACCTGCTGGAGATCTACCACCTGGGCTGGAAGAAAGTGAAGCAGGGGGTCACCAATGAGTTTGTACCCGACAGTGATTCGCTGCCAATGGGTGCAGATGAACCCGACGCAGAGACGATTCCTGAGCAGACCTCTGCAACAGTGCTTGACTGTTTGCCAGCGTACGGCAGGGTGAGCGTAGTGGGGGCTGCGGAGGGAGGAGCCTACAATCCAACTGAGACCTCCTTAAACCCTAACATAGCAACCGCCCCTGTCAAGATGGATGGCACAGCATTCCACCCAGATGACTTCCTGTTCGATCCCCTGCATACTTCTTATTATGGCAATGACGAGAAAGGGAGCACTGGGAGCCACGGGCAGCTGTCGGCAGTGGAGCAGAACTGGAGCAACATGGCGCTTGAGCTCAACAATCTGGATGGAAAAAACTCCTCCTACTcctatcctcctcctcttccttctcctcccacctccaactcctcctctccacagGGGGGGACAACTCCACTGCCTCCTCAAGAGGAGCAACACTCCTCATATCCTACACTTCCTCGTAATACCCCTCTTTACCAGCTCTCACCACAAGAGGCGCCGATGGATGAGGAACCGTGTACACTCCCATATGACGACTTCACCGTGGTTACCAAGGCGGAGATGCATCAGCCTCCTGCTGCCGCGGCGACAGACATCCGGAAGCCAAGACGGGCCAGCAAGAGCAGCAGCGTCCGAGCACGCCCTGATGACCTGGCAGTGTag